TATGGCGTTACTTTTGGAATGAGCGGAATAGAGAATAGGATTTGGATTTGAATAAGGAAAAGGCCGTCTGAAAGATTTTCAGACGGCCTTTATTTTGTTTGATGTTAAATATCGGTTAGAAAACAAGGCTGTTGGGGCGTAAAGCCTTGTCGTGAGGGCGGTTTAAAGGTACTATTCTCGGTTAATCCTGTTTTATTCCTATGAAATTGAAAGTATAAGATGATTAATGATATTCAAAAGACAGCTGAAGGCAAAATGCAGCGTTCTCTGGAAGTATTGAAAGACAATTTGGCTAAAGTGCGTACCGGCCGTGCGCATACCGGCCTGCTTGATCAAGTGGAAGTGGAATACTGGGGCAGCATGGTGCCTGTGAGTCAAGTGGCGAACGTGACGCTTTTGGATGCGCGTACGATTGGTGTGAAACCGTTCGAGAGCAATATGGCTGCAAAAGTTGAGAAAGCGATCCGTGATTCCAACTTGGGCCTGAACCCTGCTTCTGTCGGCGATTTGATCCGTGTCCCTATGCCTATGCTGACTGAGGAACGCCGTAAGGATTTGATCAAAGTGGTACGTGGCGAGGCTGAAGAGGGTCGTGTGTCTGTCCGCAATGTGCGCCGTGATGCAAACGACCATATCAAAAAATTGTTGAAAGACAAAGAGATTTCTGAAGATGAAGCCCGCCGTGGCGAGGAAGCGGTTCAGAAGTTGACCGACAAATACATTGCTGAGGCAGACAAGCTCTTGGCTGCCAAAGAAGAAGATTTGATGGCGATTTAATCCTGTGTGCAAACCGTTCAGACGGCCTTGGACGGTTTGCTCCCTGAAAGGCAGACATGAAAAGCAGTACGCAGACGATTTTGGAACACTCTGCCATCCCCCGACATATTGCTGTGATTATGGACGGCAACGGACGTTGGGCAAAGAAGCGTTTTCTTCCCCGTGTGATGGGGCATAAGCGCGGCCTGGATGCGCTGGAGAACATGGTGAAGCATTGTGCTGAACTGGGTGTGCGGTATTTGACCGTGTTTGCTTTTTCGACTGAAAACTGGCGACGCCCCGAGGAAGAGGTTTCTTTTCTGATGGGGCTGTTTTTGCAGGCTTTGCAAAAGCAGGTGCGCCGTTTGCACGATAACAATATGCGCTTGAGGGTCATCGGCAGCCGTGAGCGGTTTAATGCTGAAATCCTGAAAGGGATTGAGGCGGCAGAGGCGTTGACGGCAAACAATACCGGTTTGACTTTGAGCATTGCCGCCGATTATGGCGGCCGCTGGGATATTTTGCAGGCGGCAAATCAGTTGATTGCCGAGGGTGTCACTGAGATTACAGAAGAGGCGTTGTCGCGCTATTTGATGTTGGGCGATGCACCCGAGCCGGATTTGTTTATCCGCACCGGCGGTGAGACGCGCATCAGTAATTTCCTGCTGTGGCAGATGGCGTACGCGGAACTGTATTTTACGGATACGCTGTGGCCTGATTTTAATGAGAAATCGCTGAACGAGGCGATTGCTTCGTTTCAAAAACGGGAGCGCCGCTTCGGGCGGACTTCCGAACAGCTGCCGGTTGAGCAGCAACGGGGTTGAGAACTATGTTGAAACAACGGATTTTGACGGCGCTGTGGCTTTTGCCGCTGATGCTGGGTATGCTGTTTTATGCACCTATGTGGCTGTGGGCGGCATTTTGCGGCCTGATTGCCATGCTGACTTTGTGGGAATATGCCCGCATGAGCGGCTTGGACAAGCTGAAAATCAACCATTATTTGGCTTCAACGCTGGTGTTTGGTGTGATTGCCTATGCCGGCGGTTGGCGGTTGCCTGATTTGGTTTGGTATGTCGTATTGGCGTTTTGGCTGATTGTCATGCCTTGGTGGCTGAAAGCGAAATGGAAGTTAAACAGCGGCTGGCAGGCTTACACAGTCGGTTGGTTGTTGGTAATGCCGTTTTGGTTCGCACTGGTTTACCTGCGCCCTCAGCCTGAAGACGCGCTGTCTTTATTGGCGATTATGGGCTTGGTGTGGGTGGCTGATATTGGCGCGTATTTCTGCGGCAAATCGTTTGGTAAGCGCAAAATTGCGCCGACCATCAGCCCGGGTAAAAGCTGGGAAGGTGCGATCGGTGGCGCATTGTGCGTTGCCGTGTACATGACCATCGTATGGAAAGCCGGTTGGCTGGCTTTTGAAGCCGGTTGGCTAAAAACTATTTTG
This genomic interval from Neisseria flavescens contains the following:
- a CDS encoding phosphatidate cytidylyltransferase, producing the protein MLKQRILTALWLLPLMLGMLFYAPMWLWAAFCGLIAMLTLWEYARMSGLDKLKINHYLASTLVFGVIAYAGGWRLPDLVWYVVLAFWLIVMPWWLKAKWKLNSGWQAYTVGWLLVMPFWFALVYLRPQPEDALSLLAIMGLVWVADIGAYFCGKSFGKRKIAPTISPGKSWEGAIGGALCVAVYMTIVWKAGWLAFEAGWLKTILIGLILTVVSVCGDLLESWLKRAAGIKDSSNLLPGHGGVFDRVDSLIAVISIYAAFVYLF
- the frr gene encoding ribosome recycling factor, giving the protein MINDIQKTAEGKMQRSLEVLKDNLAKVRTGRAHTGLLDQVEVEYWGSMVPVSQVANVTLLDARTIGVKPFESNMAAKVEKAIRDSNLGLNPASVGDLIRVPMPMLTEERRKDLIKVVRGEAEEGRVSVRNVRRDANDHIKKLLKDKEISEDEARRGEEAVQKLTDKYIAEADKLLAAKEEDLMAI
- a CDS encoding isoprenyl transferase, yielding MKSSTQTILEHSAIPRHIAVIMDGNGRWAKKRFLPRVMGHKRGLDALENMVKHCAELGVRYLTVFAFSTENWRRPEEEVSFLMGLFLQALQKQVRRLHDNNMRLRVIGSRERFNAEILKGIEAAEALTANNTGLTLSIAADYGGRWDILQAANQLIAEGVTEITEEALSRYLMLGDAPEPDLFIRTGGETRISNFLLWQMAYAELYFTDTLWPDFNEKSLNEAIASFQKRERRFGRTSEQLPVEQQRG